A section of the Pimelobacter simplex genome encodes:
- a CDS encoding SAM-dependent methyltransferase: MSARVRILGFGMGPQHVTPEVAEALRGCDYALAVQKGDEDALLEARRAVCAAHGVELVVVRDPERDRSPGLDRAGYEGAVADWYAARLAAYRAVLEERGGTCAFLVWGDPSLYDGTIRVVGELGVPFDVLPGVSAPQVLAARHAVVLHEVGQPVHVTTARRLRGDVAAGQRNLVVMLTAGVDLDGFADWDIWWGANLGGAGERLVAGRVGDVVADIEAARVAAKAEAGWVMDLFLLRGPEA, encoded by the coding sequence ATGAGCGCGCGGGTCAGGATCCTCGGCTTCGGGATGGGGCCGCAGCACGTCACGCCGGAGGTCGCCGAGGCGCTGCGCGGCTGCGACTACGCGCTCGCGGTCCAGAAGGGCGACGAGGACGCGCTGCTGGAGGCCCGGCGCGCGGTGTGCGCGGCCCACGGCGTCGAGCTGGTCGTCGTCCGGGACCCGGAGCGCGATCGCTCACCCGGCCTCGACCGCGCGGGCTACGAGGGCGCCGTCGCCGACTGGTACGCCGCCCGGCTGGCCGCCTACCGCGCGGTGCTGGAGGAGCGCGGCGGCACCTGCGCGTTCCTGGTCTGGGGCGACCCGTCGCTCTACGACGGCACGATCCGCGTGGTCGGCGAGCTCGGCGTCCCGTTCGACGTGCTGCCCGGGGTGAGCGCCCCGCAGGTGCTGGCCGCGCGGCACGCGGTCGTGCTGCACGAGGTCGGCCAGCCGGTCCACGTGACCACCGCCCGCCGGCTGCGCGGCGACGTCGCCGCGGGCCAGCGCAACCTCGTCGTGATGCTCACCGCCGGGGTCGACCTCGACGGCTTCGCCGACTGGGACATCTGGTGGGGCGCCAACCTCGGCGGTGCGGGGGAGCGGCTCGTGGCCGGCCGGGTCGGCGACGTCGTCGCCGACATCGAGGCCGCGCGGGTCGCCGCCAAGGCCGAGGCCGGCTGGGTGATGGACCTGTTCCTGCTCCGCGGCCCGGAGGCCTGA